One genomic segment of Mycolicibacterium gilvum includes these proteins:
- a CDS encoding adenylosuccinate synthase has translation MPAIVLIGAQWGDEGKGKATDLLGGRVQWVVRYQGGNNAGHTVVLPTGENFALHLIPSGILTPGVTNVIGNGVVVDPGVLLTELKGLEDRGVDTDRLLISADAHLLMPYHVAIDKVVERYAGSKKIGTTGRGIGPCYQDKIARQGIRVADVLDPAVLAEKIEGALELKNQVLVKIYNRKALEPAEVVENLLEQAEGFKHRIADARLLLNEALERDEIVLLEGSQGTLLDVDHGTYPYVTSSNPTAGGASVGSGIGPTRITTVLGILKAYTTRVGSGPFPTELFDEHGAYLAKTGGEVGVTTGRARRCGWFDAVIARYATRVNGITDYFLTKLDVLSSLETVPICVGYTVDGKRTDEMPMTQSDIARAEPVYEELPGWWEDISGAREFDDLPAKARDYVLRLEELAGAHVSCIGVGPGRDQTIVRRDILATS, from the coding sequence ATGCCGGCAATCGTCCTGATCGGCGCCCAATGGGGTGACGAGGGCAAAGGAAAAGCGACCGACCTCCTGGGCGGACGGGTTCAGTGGGTGGTCCGCTACCAGGGCGGTAACAATGCCGGCCACACCGTGGTGCTGCCGACCGGCGAGAACTTCGCGCTGCACCTGATCCCGTCCGGGATCCTGACCCCGGGCGTGACGAACGTGATCGGCAACGGCGTCGTCGTGGACCCCGGCGTGCTGCTCACCGAGCTCAAGGGGCTCGAGGATCGCGGCGTCGACACCGACCGCCTGCTGATCTCCGCGGACGCGCACCTGCTGATGCCCTACCACGTGGCCATCGACAAGGTCGTCGAACGGTATGCGGGCAGCAAGAAGATCGGCACCACCGGTCGCGGCATCGGACCGTGCTACCAGGACAAGATCGCCCGTCAGGGCATCCGCGTCGCCGACGTGCTCGATCCGGCGGTGCTGGCCGAGAAGATCGAGGGCGCACTGGAGTTGAAGAACCAGGTGCTGGTCAAGATCTACAACCGCAAGGCGCTGGAGCCCGCCGAGGTGGTGGAGAACCTGTTGGAGCAGGCCGAGGGTTTCAAGCACCGCATCGCCGACGCCCGGCTGCTGCTCAACGAGGCGCTCGAGCGCGACGAGATCGTGCTGCTCGAAGGGTCGCAGGGCACCCTGCTCGACGTCGACCACGGCACGTATCCGTATGTCACGTCGTCGAATCCGACCGCCGGCGGCGCCTCGGTGGGTTCGGGCATCGGTCCCACCCGCATCACCACGGTGCTGGGGATCCTCAAGGCGTACACGACGCGTGTCGGCTCGGGCCCGTTCCCGACCGAGCTGTTCGACGAGCACGGCGCCTATCTCGCCAAGACCGGAGGCGAGGTCGGTGTCACCACCGGCCGCGCCCGGCGCTGCGGATGGTTCGACGCGGTGATCGCGCGGTACGCCACGCGGGTCAACGGCATCACCGACTACTTCCTGACCAAGCTCGACGTGCTCTCCAGCCTGGAGACGGTGCCGATCTGCGTCGGCTACACGGTCGACGGCAAGCGGACCGACGAGATGCCGATGACGCAGAGCGACATCGCGCGCGCCGAACCGGTCTACGAGGAACTGCCCGGCTGGTGGGAGGACATCTCCGGCGCCCGGGAATTCGATGATCTGCCCGCCAAGGCCCGCGACTATGTGCTCCGCCTCGAAGAGCTTGCCGGAGCACACGTTTCGTGCATCGGCGTCGGTCCGGGGCGGGACCAGACGATCGTGCGGCGAGACATCCTGGCGACATCATGA
- a CDS encoding PaaI family thioesterase: MSSDFGLDPRRVDPEYDRHGGFPVFEAADPGPGFGRFLTAMRLAQDLAVSTDPDPETWNEAADRVEELVKLLDPYRAREGVGPSNRVPSLPGAGSLLMPPWTVTKFEADGVELEVTFSRYHVGGNSAVHGGVLPLLFDSMFGMVIHATGRPISRTAFLHVDYRRVTPIDTVLTARGWLREAEGRKAFVNAELLDAEGNVLAESNGLMIRLLPGQP, translated from the coding sequence ATGAGCTCCGATTTCGGGCTGGATCCGCGCCGCGTCGATCCGGAGTACGACCGCCACGGCGGGTTCCCGGTCTTCGAGGCCGCCGATCCCGGACCGGGTTTCGGCCGGTTCCTGACGGCCATGCGCCTCGCGCAGGATCTGGCGGTGTCGACGGACCCGGATCCCGAGACCTGGAACGAGGCCGCCGACCGCGTCGAGGAGCTCGTCAAGCTGCTCGACCCGTACCGCGCCCGTGAGGGGGTCGGGCCGTCCAACCGGGTTCCGTCCCTGCCGGGCGCGGGCAGCCTGCTGATGCCGCCGTGGACGGTGACGAAGTTCGAGGCCGACGGCGTCGAACTCGAGGTGACGTTCAGCCGGTACCACGTGGGCGGCAACTCGGCGGTGCACGGCGGTGTGCTGCCGCTGCTGTTCGACTCGATGTTCGGCATGGTCATCCACGCGACCGGCCGGCCGATCAGCCGTACCGCGTTCCTGCACGTCGACTACCGCCGCGTCACGCCCATCGACACCGTGCTCACCGCCCGCGGCTGGCTGCGGGAAGCCGAGGGGCGCAAGGCATTCGTCAACGCCGAACTGCTCGACGCCGAGGGCAATGTGCTCGCCGAGTCGAACGGATTGATGATCAGGCTGCTGCCCGGTCAGCCGTGA
- a CDS encoding ferredoxin, whose amino-acid sequence MKVSADRELCIQAGNCVMVAGDVFDQDDEGIVVILQEEVADEQAARAAEAVKLCPATALRLDDR is encoded by the coding sequence GTGAAGGTTTCCGCGGACCGTGAACTCTGCATCCAGGCGGGCAACTGCGTGATGGTCGCCGGCGACGTCTTCGATCAGGACGACGAGGGCATCGTGGTGATCCTGCAGGAGGAGGTCGCCGACGAGCAGGCCGCGCGTGCCGCCGAGGCAGTCAAACTGTGTCCGGCGACCGCGTTGCGCCTCGACGATCGATGA
- a CDS encoding cytochrome P450 — protein MSQATGEAAPDLPPLHMRRDGFDPTPHLREIREREGVRSVTNAFGMQVYLVTRYDDIKTVLSDHSRFSNGRPPGFVVPGAPPVDEETQARARAGNLLGLDPPEHQRLRRMLTPEFTHRRMQRLRPRIAEIVDTQIDALAAAGPPADLVEHFALPIPSLVICELLGVPYADRDDFQRRSARQLDLSIPIPERLELQREGREYMAALVAGARRHPGDDILGMLIREHGGELTDDELIGVASLLLLAGHETTSNMLALGVLALLRHPDQLPAIRDDPAAVAPAVEELLRWLSIVQTSIPRITTTDVEIAGVAIPAGQLVFASLPAGNRDPEFIEHPEVLDIGRGAPGHLAFGHGVHHCLGAPLARMEMAIAFPALFRRFPSLEPAEDFADVAFRSFHFIYGLKSLEVSW, from the coding sequence ATGAGTCAGGCCACCGGAGAGGCCGCACCCGATCTGCCACCGCTGCACATGCGGCGCGACGGATTCGATCCCACCCCGCACCTGCGGGAGATCCGCGAGCGCGAAGGCGTCCGCAGCGTCACCAACGCGTTCGGCATGCAGGTCTACCTCGTCACCCGCTACGACGACATCAAGACCGTGCTGTCGGACCACTCCCGGTTCTCCAACGGCCGGCCGCCCGGCTTCGTCGTCCCCGGCGCACCGCCCGTCGACGAGGAGACCCAGGCGCGGGCCCGGGCCGGCAACCTGCTCGGGCTCGACCCGCCCGAACACCAGCGGTTGCGGCGCATGCTCACCCCGGAGTTCACGCACCGGCGCATGCAGCGGCTGCGACCCCGCATCGCCGAGATCGTCGACACCCAGATCGACGCGCTGGCCGCCGCCGGTCCCCCGGCAGACCTGGTCGAGCACTTCGCCCTGCCCATCCCGTCGCTGGTGATCTGCGAACTGCTCGGCGTCCCGTACGCCGACCGCGACGACTTCCAGCGCCGCAGCGCCCGCCAACTCGACCTGTCGATCCCGATCCCCGAGCGCCTCGAGCTGCAGCGCGAGGGCCGCGAGTACATGGCCGCGCTCGTCGCCGGCGCCAGACGTCACCCCGGCGACGACATCCTCGGGATGCTGATCCGCGAGCACGGCGGCGAACTCACCGACGACGAGCTGATCGGCGTCGCGAGCCTGCTGTTGCTCGCCGGCCACGAGACCACGTCGAACATGCTGGCCCTCGGTGTGCTCGCGCTGCTGCGCCACCCCGACCAGCTCCCCGCGATCCGCGACGATCCCGCGGCCGTCGCACCCGCGGTCGAGGAGCTGTTGCGGTGGCTGTCCATCGTGCAGACCTCGATCCCCCGGATCACCACCACCGACGTCGAGATCGCCGGTGTCGCGATCCCCGCCGGGCAGCTGGTCTTCGCGTCACTGCCCGCGGGCAACCGGGATCCCGAGTTCATCGAGCACCCCGAGGTTCTCGACATCGGCAGAGGTGCGCCCGGGCACCTGGCGTTCGGGCACGGCGTGCACCACTGCCTCGGTGCGCCGCTCGCGCGGATGGAGATGGCGATCGCGTTCCCCGCACTGTTTCGCCGCTTTCCGTCGCTGGAACCGGCCGAGGACTTCGCCGATGTCGCGTTCCGGTCCTTCCACTTCATCTACGGTCTGAAGTCATTGGAGGTGAGCTGGTGA
- a CDS encoding MMPL family transporter: protein MSRRFSWVIALLVVLVSGALMGLLGGGDSSSQSPVAVPADSESARADAARAALPGGDQVPAILVVTRTDSAPLGPADLAAVDGARDRMLAAAQSGPAGPPVQVSDDGQAAVATVPMSSDLSGFDLTDTVTELRGAATDGLPEGLQAQVTGGPAFGADIANSFSGANFTLLAVTAAVVALLLIITYRSPVLWLVPLLVIGFADRVAAVIGSAVAEALGMSPDGSTSGIMSVLVFGAGTNYALLLISRYREELGRTDSHNDAIDTAVRRAGPAIIASNATVVLALLTLLFASSPSTRSLGVQAAAGLVVAAVFVLLVLPPALAVFGRKLFWPFIPAVGDQPLTDSGVWHRIAAAVARRPARVAIVSIGGLALLCTGILGTPVGLSQTEQFRVEAESVRGFDTLAAHFPSGLTDPTRVIATSDRSAEVQRAITATPGVVSAFPAGAEADGRSQWSVVLEAEPASDEAFDTIDALRESVHRADPDALVGGSDATARDAAAAAGHDRAVVIPAILVVVLIVLYVLLRSALAPLVLVGVTVLSSVAALGLGGWASVHLFGFPALDNTAPLFAFLFLVALGVDYTIFLVTRAREETPGHGTRDGIVRAVSATGAVISSAGIVLAAVFCVLGVLPLIVLTQVGIIVGLGILLDTFLVRTVIIPALFTLIGPKIWWPALRQETRSDA, encoded by the coding sequence ATGAGCCGTCGATTTTCGTGGGTGATCGCGCTTCTCGTCGTCCTGGTCTCCGGCGCCCTGATGGGTCTGCTCGGCGGTGGCGACTCCAGTTCGCAGTCCCCCGTCGCTGTGCCCGCCGATTCGGAGTCCGCCCGCGCCGACGCCGCCCGGGCCGCGCTACCCGGCGGAGATCAGGTACCCGCGATCCTGGTCGTCACACGCACCGATTCGGCACCGCTCGGTCCGGCCGACCTGGCCGCGGTCGACGGGGCCCGCGACCGGATGCTCGCCGCGGCGCAGTCCGGCCCCGCCGGGCCACCCGTCCAGGTCTCCGACGACGGACAGGCGGCGGTGGCCACCGTGCCGATGTCGTCGGACCTGTCCGGGTTCGATCTGACCGACACGGTCACCGAGCTGCGTGGCGCCGCCACCGACGGGCTGCCCGAGGGATTGCAGGCCCAGGTGACCGGTGGCCCGGCCTTCGGTGCCGACATCGCGAACTCGTTCTCCGGGGCCAACTTCACCCTGCTGGCCGTCACCGCCGCCGTGGTGGCGCTGTTGCTGATCATCACCTACCGCTCGCCGGTGCTGTGGCTGGTGCCGCTGCTGGTCATCGGCTTCGCCGACCGCGTCGCCGCCGTCATCGGCTCCGCCGTGGCCGAGGCGCTCGGCATGAGCCCGGACGGGTCGACCTCCGGAATCATGAGCGTGCTGGTGTTCGGCGCCGGCACCAACTACGCCCTGCTGCTGATCTCGCGCTACCGGGAGGAGCTGGGCCGCACCGATTCTCACAACGACGCCATCGACACCGCGGTCCGTCGCGCCGGCCCGGCGATCATCGCCAGCAACGCGACGGTGGTGCTGGCGCTGCTGACCCTGCTGTTCGCGTCGTCGCCGAGCACCCGCAGTCTGGGCGTGCAGGCCGCCGCAGGACTCGTCGTCGCCGCGGTGTTCGTGCTTCTCGTCCTTCCCCCCGCGCTGGCCGTCTTCGGCCGAAAGCTGTTCTGGCCGTTCATCCCTGCCGTCGGGGACCAACCGCTCACCGACAGCGGGGTGTGGCACCGCATCGCCGCGGCGGTGGCCCGCCGGCCCGCGCGGGTCGCGATCGTGTCGATCGGCGGCCTCGCGCTGCTGTGCACCGGCATCCTCGGCACCCCGGTCGGCCTGTCACAGACCGAGCAGTTCCGCGTCGAGGCCGAGTCCGTCCGCGGCTTCGACACCCTCGCCGCACACTTCCCGAGCGGTCTGACCGACCCCACCCGTGTCATCGCCACAAGCGATCGCAGCGCCGAGGTCCAACGCGCCATCACCGCCACCCCGGGCGTGGTGTCCGCGTTCCCCGCGGGCGCCGAGGCCGACGGCCGCAGCCAGTGGTCGGTGGTCCTCGAAGCCGAGCCGGCCAGCGACGAGGCCTTCGACACCATCGACGCACTGCGCGAATCGGTCCATCGGGCCGACCCCGATGCGCTGGTGGGCGGATCGGACGCGACCGCACGCGACGCCGCCGCGGCCGCCGGACACGACCGCGCCGTCGTCATCCCGGCCATCCTGGTGGTGGTGCTGATCGTGCTCTACGTGCTGCTGCGCTCGGCGCTGGCACCGCTGGTGCTCGTCGGCGTCACCGTGCTGAGCTCCGTCGCGGCCCTGGGCCTGGGCGGCTGGGCCAGCGTGCACCTGTTCGGCTTCCCGGCCCTGGACAACACCGCACCGCTGTTCGCGTTCCTGTTCCTGGTCGCCCTCGGCGTGGACTACACGATCTTCCTGGTCACCCGCGCCCGCGAGGAGACACCCGGGCACGGCACCCGCGACGGCATCGTGCGCGCCGTCTCGGCGACCGGCGCGGTGATCAGCAGCGCGGGCATCGTGCTGGCCGCGGTGTTCTGTGTGCTCGGAGTGCTGCCGTTGATCGTGCTGACCCAGGTCGGCATCATCGTCGGGCTCGGCATCCTGCTCGACACGTTCCTGGTGCGCACCGTGATCATCCCGGCGCTGTTCACCCTGATCGGGCCGAAGATCTGGTGGCCCGCGCTGCGGCAGGAGACCCGTTCCGACGCGTAG
- a CDS encoding MarR family winged helix-turn-helix transcriptional regulator — protein sequence MQNGDRAQVEALIAADVRALSAASDGIGQSFAALHGLTASDFRALLHVTVAEDDGAPLTAGELRARMGTSGAAITYLVERMIESGHVLRDTDPTDRRKVMLRVADHGMAVARDFFSPLSAHTHAALADLPDEDLLAAHRVFAALTAAMVSFGAELGSGRLKTDD from the coding sequence GTGCAGAACGGAGATCGCGCCCAGGTCGAGGCGCTCATCGCCGCCGATGTGCGGGCGCTGAGCGCGGCATCGGATGGGATCGGACAGAGTTTCGCGGCCCTGCACGGGTTGACGGCGTCGGACTTCCGGGCGCTGCTGCACGTCACGGTCGCCGAGGATGACGGCGCGCCGCTCACAGCCGGCGAGCTCAGGGCGCGGATGGGCACCTCGGGCGCGGCCATCACCTACCTGGTGGAGCGCATGATCGAATCCGGGCACGTGCTGCGCGACACCGACCCGACGGACCGTCGCAAGGTCATGCTCCGGGTCGCCGACCACGGGATGGCCGTCGCGCGCGACTTCTTCAGCCCGCTCAGCGCGCACACCCACGCCGCCCTGGCAGACCTGCCCGACGAGGATCTGTTGGCGGCCCACCGGGTGTTCGCGGCGCTGACCGCCGCGATGGTCTCGTTCGGTGCGGAACTCGGATCTGGCAGGCTGAAAACCGATGACTGA
- a CDS encoding ATP-grasp domain-containing protein: MTEMETAHEGRTVVLLLGAGERTRELAPAFEHLGAQVVTADAAADAQTLTALIEQNAARYVVADLDTAEATNVATTGALHAIADRDDVEVFPTLRSIRFALDGEALRRLAADELGLPTAPFWFAGTVEELTAIGQHAGFPLVVKPVSGAPGEGESVLLRPEDVEPAWQRAVAAGAPTRRRVIAESVVEVDVEVTLLTVRTAGPAGPTVSFCEPIGHHQSPEGSLESWQPQQLSPVALDSAKSIAARIVNSLGGRGVFAVELLVRGDEVYFSDVRPRLQDSGLVTLRSQRLSQFELHARAVLGLPVDTIMISPGAAEVTCSADADARLVLGEALAVAESDVRVLRSEPPVRVSLATAPDPIVARDRARRVASALRRSV; the protein is encoded by the coding sequence ATGACTGAGATGGAGACAGCGCACGAAGGCCGGACAGTGGTGCTGCTGCTGGGTGCCGGTGAGCGCACCCGCGAGCTCGCCCCTGCGTTCGAGCATCTGGGTGCGCAGGTCGTGACGGCCGACGCCGCGGCCGACGCCCAGACGCTCACGGCCCTGATCGAACAGAACGCGGCGCGCTACGTGGTGGCCGACCTGGATACTGCCGAGGCGACGAACGTGGCGACGACGGGGGCGTTGCACGCGATCGCCGATCGCGACGACGTCGAGGTCTTCCCGACGCTGCGCAGCATCCGGTTCGCGCTCGACGGGGAGGCGCTGCGCAGGCTCGCCGCAGATGAGCTCGGTCTGCCGACCGCGCCGTTCTGGTTCGCCGGCACGGTCGAGGAGCTGACCGCGATCGGGCAGCACGCGGGCTTCCCGCTGGTCGTCAAGCCGGTGTCCGGCGCGCCGGGCGAGGGTGAATCGGTGTTGCTGCGGCCCGAGGACGTCGAACCCGCGTGGCAGCGTGCGGTGGCCGCCGGCGCGCCGACCCGCCGGCGGGTCATCGCCGAATCGGTGGTCGAGGTCGACGTCGAGGTGACGTTGTTGACGGTGCGCACCGCCGGCCCGGCCGGGCCCACGGTGTCCTTCTGCGAACCGATCGGGCATCACCAGTCGCCCGAAGGATCCCTGGAATCATGGCAGCCGCAACAGCTTTCGCCGGTGGCGCTGGACTCCGCGAAGTCGATCGCCGCGCGGATCGTCAACTCGCTGGGCGGCCGCGGTGTCTTCGCGGTGGAGCTGCTCGTGCGTGGGGACGAGGTCTACTTCTCCGATGTGCGCCCGCGCCTGCAGGACAGCGGGCTTGTCACGCTGCGGTCCCAACGGCTGTCGCAGTTCGAGCTGCACGCACGCGCCGTCCTCGGTCTGCCCGTGGACACGATCATGATCTCGCCGGGCGCCGCCGAGGTGACCTGTTCCGCGGACGCCGATGCCCGTCTGGTGCTCGGCGAGGCCCTCGCGGTCGCCGAGAGCGACGTCCGCGTGCTGCGGTCCGAACCGCCGGTACGGGTGTCCCTGGCCACCGCCCCGGACCCGATCGTGGCCCGGGACCGGGCGCGGCGGGTGGCCTCGGCGCTGCGCAGGTCGGTGTGA
- a CDS encoding Rv0361 family membrane protein: MSEPQGNASDDSSSGSAIAPFLGALTIIVAVVIGIWLINVFSGEELTDAQQIARAASGQNDALQRGSYPDYQAFTCPAQHGDESKVLSEHQDSVAERGDRYVDRVEGVDIEGDRATADVTYYFDGDREAKQTVEMSFVREDGTWKVCSTGPS, from the coding sequence ATGTCCGAACCACAGGGGAATGCCTCCGACGACTCGTCGAGCGGTTCCGCGATCGCGCCGTTCCTGGGGGCGCTGACGATCATTGTCGCCGTCGTGATCGGAATCTGGCTGATCAACGTGTTCTCCGGCGAGGAGCTCACCGACGCGCAGCAGATCGCGCGGGCGGCATCCGGTCAGAACGACGCGTTGCAGCGGGGGAGCTACCCCGATTACCAGGCGTTCACCTGTCCCGCGCAGCACGGCGACGAGTCGAAAGTGCTGTCCGAGCACCAGGATTCGGTGGCCGAGCGTGGGGACCGGTATGTCGACCGGGTCGAGGGTGTCGACATCGAGGGCGACCGCGCGACCGCGGACGTGACCTACTACTTCGACGGCGATCGCGAGGCCAAACAGACCGTCGAGATGTCCTTCGTGCGCGAGGACGGGACGTGGAAGGTGTGTTCGACCGGTCCCAGCTAG
- a CDS encoding rhodanese-like domain-containing protein produces MSYAGDITPEQAWKLLNENPDAVLVDVRTDAEWRFVGVPDLSGLDRDVVYIEWNRTDGTRNAGFVDDLQAAGVTPGERPVVFLCRSGNRSIGAAEAATEAGIGPSYNVLDGFEGNPDDNGHRGVTGWKAVGLPWRQS; encoded by the coding sequence GTGAGCTACGCCGGAGACATCACGCCTGAGCAGGCCTGGAAGCTGCTGAACGAGAACCCCGATGCGGTGCTCGTCGACGTCCGCACCGACGCCGAGTGGCGGTTCGTCGGGGTGCCCGACCTGTCCGGCCTCGACCGAGATGTCGTCTACATCGAGTGGAACCGCACCGACGGCACCCGCAACGCCGGCTTCGTCGACGACCTGCAGGCTGCCGGCGTCACGCCCGGCGAACGGCCCGTCGTGTTCCTGTGTCGCTCGGGCAACCGCTCCATCGGCGCGGCCGAGGCGGCCACCGAGGCGGGTATCGGTCCGTCGTACAACGTTCTGGACGGGTTCGAGGGCAACCCCGACGACAACGGGCACCGCGGTGTCACCGGCTGGAAGGCGGTCGGACTGCCGTGGAGGCAGTCGTGA
- a CDS encoding O-succinylhomoserine sulfhydrylase, which produces MSSEPDSVPSVRIPTPLPDGVGQATIGVRGGLLRSGFEETAEAIYLTSGYVYESAAEAEKAFTGEIDRYVYSRYGNPTISMFEERLRLLEGAPACFGTASGMSAVFTSLGALLGAGDRLVAARSLFGSCFVVCNEILPRWGVETVFVDGEDLAQWEEALSVPTQAVFFETPSNPMQSLVDIAAVCDLAHAAGAKVVLDNVFATPILQQGMPLGADVVVYSGTKHIDGQGRVLGGAILGDKEYIDGPVQKLMRHTGPALSPFNAWTLLKGLETMALRVQHQNSSAHRIAEFLEGHSAVSWVKYPFLESHPQYDLAKRQMTGGGTVVTFELAGATKERAFEVLDKLQIVDISNNLGDAKSLITHPATTTHRAMGPEGRAAIGLGDGVVRISVGLEGTEDLIADLDRALG; this is translated from the coding sequence GTGAGCTCCGAACCCGATTCCGTTCCGTCGGTCCGGATACCGACGCCGTTGCCCGACGGCGTCGGTCAGGCCACCATCGGTGTGCGGGGCGGACTGCTGCGGTCGGGGTTCGAGGAGACCGCGGAGGCGATCTACCTGACGTCCGGGTACGTCTACGAATCGGCGGCCGAGGCGGAGAAGGCGTTCACCGGCGAGATCGACCGCTACGTCTACTCGCGCTACGGCAACCCGACGATCTCGATGTTCGAGGAGCGGCTGCGGTTGCTCGAAGGCGCTCCCGCATGCTTCGGCACCGCCAGCGGCATGTCGGCGGTGTTCACGTCCCTGGGTGCGCTGCTCGGGGCCGGGGACCGACTCGTCGCGGCGCGCAGTCTGTTCGGCTCCTGCTTCGTGGTGTGTAACGAGATCCTGCCGCGCTGGGGCGTGGAGACGGTGTTCGTCGACGGTGAGGACCTCGCCCAGTGGGAGGAGGCACTGTCTGTGCCCACCCAGGCGGTGTTCTTCGAGACCCCGTCGAACCCGATGCAGTCGCTGGTCGACATCGCCGCGGTGTGCGACCTCGCTCATGCGGCCGGGGCAAAAGTGGTGTTGGACAACGTCTTCGCCACTCCGATCCTGCAGCAGGGGATGCCGCTGGGCGCCGACGTCGTGGTGTATTCGGGCACCAAGCACATCGACGGGCAGGGCCGGGTGCTCGGCGGGGCGATCCTGGGCGACAAGGAGTACATCGACGGCCCGGTGCAGAAGTTGATGCGCCACACCGGTCCTGCGCTGAGCCCGTTCAACGCGTGGACCCTGCTCAAGGGCCTGGAGACGATGGCTCTCCGTGTGCAGCACCAGAATTCGTCGGCGCACCGCATCGCCGAGTTCCTCGAAGGCCACTCGGCGGTGAGCTGGGTGAAGTACCCGTTCCTGGAGTCGCATCCGCAGTACGACCTGGCCAAGAGGCAGATGACGGGTGGCGGCACGGTGGTCACGTTCGAGCTCGCGGGTGCGACGAAGGAGCGCGCCTTCGAGGTGCTCGACAAGCTGCAGATCGTCGACATCTCCAACAACCTCGGTGACGCGAAATCGTTGATCACCCACCCCGCCACCACGACTCACCGGGCGATGGGCCCGGAGGGACGCGCCGCGATCGGCCTCGGTGACGGCGTCGTCCGGATATCGGTCGGACTCGAGGGCACCGAGGACCTGATCGCCGACCTCGACAGGGCACTCGGGTAG